From Natrinema amylolyticum, the proteins below share one genomic window:
- a CDS encoding aldehyde dehydrogenase family protein: protein MSQQLTEQGRGHYIGGEWTDGAGRGSASSRTQSDDDGSERTFESENPATGETLATFQRGTADDVDAALEAAEDAFEEWRSLSYIDRAEYLWDIYHELRDRHEELGEIVSKECGKEISEGKADVTEAWHMVEWAAGNARHPHGDVVPSEVAGKDSFMRRKPRGVIGCITPWNFPVAIPFWHMAIALVEGNTVVWKPAEQTPWCGQIIAEMMDDAGVPDGVFNMIQGFGDAGAAITDDERVDTVLFTGSAEVGHEIAGKVGNEPGKLAACEMGGKNGIVVTEEADMDIAVHSAVMSSFKTTGQRCVSSERLIVHEDVYDEFKEHFVDIAEDIAVGDPLEEDTFMGPAIEADHVEKIRQYNDLAREEGANVLVDRFELEESEIPDGHEDGHWVGPFVYEIDYESDLRCLNEECFGPHVALIEYSGDVADAVEIHNDTPYGLAGAIISEDYRQLNYFRDHADLGLAYANLPCIGAEVQLPFGGVKKSGNGYPSAREAIEAVTERTAWTMNNADEIEMAQGLSADIKTTED, encoded by the coding sequence ATGAGCCAGCAACTCACCGAACAGGGACGCGGCCACTACATCGGCGGCGAGTGGACCGACGGCGCGGGACGGGGTTCCGCGAGCAGTCGGACGCAGTCCGACGATGACGGGAGCGAGCGGACGTTCGAGAGCGAAAATCCCGCCACCGGCGAGACGCTGGCGACGTTCCAACGCGGGACGGCGGACGACGTCGACGCGGCCCTCGAGGCGGCCGAGGACGCCTTCGAGGAGTGGCGCTCCCTGTCCTATATCGACCGCGCGGAGTACCTCTGGGACATCTATCACGAGCTGCGAGACCGCCACGAGGAGCTCGGCGAGATCGTCTCGAAGGAGTGCGGCAAGGAGATCTCGGAGGGGAAGGCCGACGTGACCGAGGCCTGGCATATGGTCGAGTGGGCGGCGGGCAACGCGCGCCATCCTCACGGCGACGTGGTCCCCTCCGAAGTCGCTGGCAAGGACTCGTTCATGCGCCGGAAGCCGCGGGGGGTCATCGGCTGTATCACGCCGTGGAACTTCCCGGTCGCGATCCCGTTCTGGCACATGGCCATCGCCCTCGTCGAGGGCAACACCGTCGTCTGGAAGCCTGCCGAGCAGACGCCGTGGTGCGGGCAGATCATCGCCGAGATGATGGACGACGCCGGGGTTCCGGACGGCGTCTTCAACATGATCCAGGGCTTCGGCGACGCCGGCGCGGCGATCACCGACGACGAGCGCGTGGACACCGTCCTCTTCACCGGCTCGGCCGAAGTCGGCCACGAGATCGCCGGCAAGGTCGGCAACGAACCCGGCAAACTCGCGGCCTGCGAGATGGGCGGGAAGAACGGGATCGTCGTCACCGAGGAAGCCGACATGGACATCGCCGTCCACTCGGCGGTCATGTCGAGTTTCAAGACAACGGGCCAGCGCTGCGTCTCGAGCGAACGCCTGATCGTCCACGAGGACGTCTACGACGAGTTCAAAGAGCACTTCGTCGATATCGCCGAGGATATCGCCGTCGGCGATCCGCTCGAGGAAGACACCTTCATGGGCCCCGCGATCGAGGCCGACCACGTCGAAAAGATCCGCCAGTACAACGACCTCGCCCGCGAGGAGGGCGCGAACGTGTTGGTCGATCGGTTCGAACTCGAGGAGAGCGAAATTCCCGACGGTCACGAGGACGGCCACTGGGTCGGCCCCTTCGTCTACGAAATCGACTACGAGTCCGATCTGCGCTGCCTGAACGAGGAGTGTTTCGGCCCGCACGTCGCCCTGATCGAGTACTCGGGCGACGTCGCGGACGCGGTCGAGATCCACAACGACACCCCCTACGGGCTGGCGGGGGCGATCATCTCGGAGGACTACCGACAGCTCAATTACTTCCGCGATCACGCCGATCTCGGGCTCGCGTACGCGAACCTGCCGTGTATCGGCGCGGAGGTCCAGTTACCCTTCGGCGGCGTCAAGAAGTCGGGCAACGGCTACCCCAGCGCGCGCGAGGCCATCGAGGCCGTCACCGAGCGTACCGCGTGGACGATGAACAACGCCGACGAGATCGAAATGGCCCAAGGGCTGTCGGCCGATATCAAAACCACCGAGGACTGA
- the glmU gene encoding bifunctional sugar-1-phosphate nucleotidylyltransferase/acetyltransferase, which translates to MKAVVLAAGQGTRMRPLSESVPKPMLPVADRPLAAHTVDAAVDAGADEIVLVIGYEGETVRDYFGPEYRGVPVSYAVQEEQAGTADAVDAARSHLEGPFAVLNGDNLYDPAAIDRLFDACPAVCAIEVDDPRNYGVLSTERGGDGRVTGIVEKPDEPPTNLANAGAYAFPAEAREWLAVPASERGEHEITDVVARVIDEYDVTSVTLDRWLDVGRPWELLAANEWKIAELEGRIDGDVSEDAHLEGDVVVEAGATVEPGVVIEGPVVIREGAEIGPNAYVRGATLIDRDAEIGHSVEVKNSVVSRGTSVSHLSYVGDSVLGRNVNFGAGTNVANLRHDDADIEFTVKGERVSTGRRKFGVVAGDEVKTGINTSLTPGLRLEPGATSMPGETVERDR; encoded by the coding sequence ATGAAGGCAGTCGTTCTCGCGGCGGGTCAGGGAACGCGGATGCGACCGCTGTCGGAATCGGTGCCGAAACCGATGCTGCCGGTCGCCGACCGACCGCTCGCGGCCCACACCGTCGACGCGGCGGTAGACGCCGGAGCGGACGAAATCGTCCTCGTGATCGGCTACGAAGGCGAGACGGTCCGAGACTACTTCGGCCCCGAGTATCGGGGCGTACCGGTCTCCTACGCCGTCCAGGAAGAACAGGCGGGGACCGCCGACGCCGTCGACGCCGCTCGATCCCACCTCGAGGGGCCGTTCGCCGTTCTCAACGGCGACAATCTCTACGATCCGGCGGCGATCGACCGGCTGTTCGACGCCTGTCCGGCCGTCTGCGCGATCGAGGTCGACGACCCGCGCAATTACGGCGTTCTCAGCACCGAACGGGGCGGCGACGGCCGGGTGACCGGTATCGTCGAGAAGCCCGACGAACCGCCGACGAACCTCGCCAACGCCGGGGCCTACGCCTTCCCGGCCGAGGCCCGCGAGTGGCTCGCGGTGCCCGCGAGCGAGCGCGGGGAACACGAGATCACCGACGTCGTCGCGCGGGTGATCGACGAGTACGACGTGACGTCGGTCACCCTCGATCGGTGGCTGGACGTCGGCCGCCCCTGGGAGCTGCTCGCGGCCAACGAGTGGAAAATCGCCGAGCTCGAGGGGCGGATCGACGGCGACGTGAGCGAGGACGCCCACCTCGAGGGCGACGTCGTTGTCGAGGCCGGCGCGACGGTCGAACCCGGCGTCGTGATCGAGGGACCGGTCGTGATCCGCGAGGGAGCGGAGATCGGGCCCAACGCCTACGTCCGCGGCGCGACGCTGATCGACCGCGACGCCGAAATCGGTCACTCCGTCGAAGTCAAGAACAGCGTCGTCTCGCGCGGGACGTCGGTGAGCCACCTCTCGTACGTCGGTGACAGCGTCCTCGGACGGAACGTCAACTTCGGCGCCGGAACGAACGTCGCGAACCTCCGCCACGACGACGCGGACATCGAGTTCACCGTCAAGGGCGAGCGCGTCTCGACGGGCCGACGCAAGTTCGGCGTCGTCGCCGGCGACGAAGTCAAGACCGGCATCAACACGAGTCTCACGCCCGGGCTGCGACTCGAGCCCGGCGCGACCTCGATGCCCGGCGAAACCGTCGAACGGGACCGGTAG
- a CDS encoding carbon-nitrogen family hydrolase has translation MTAETDAAVAASDADSGDSLTLALAQIHVEPGEVEANVDRALEAVSRAADRGADLVALPELFNVGYFAFDLYARNAEPFAGETFGRLRAAAADHGIAVLAGSIVEDLSATEGVETPADEGLANTSALFDADGDLRLVYRKHHLFGYESAESDLLVPGERIETAAIGDVTVGVTTCYDLRFPELYRRLVDDGVELILVPSAWPYPRIEHWQTLSRARAIENQAYVATINGSGEFDDATLLGRSSVYDPWGVSLASSGDEPALVTTEIEPATVADVREEFPALRDRRL, from the coding sequence ATGACTGCCGAGACGGACGCCGCCGTTGCCGCTTCCGACGCCGATAGCGGGGACTCCCTCACGCTCGCGCTCGCACAGATCCACGTCGAGCCCGGCGAGGTCGAGGCGAACGTCGACCGGGCGCTCGAGGCGGTGTCGCGGGCCGCCGACCGCGGCGCGGACCTGGTCGCCCTGCCGGAACTGTTCAACGTCGGGTACTTCGCGTTCGACCTCTACGCGCGCAACGCGGAGCCGTTCGCAGGCGAGACGTTCGGCCGGCTTCGGGCGGCGGCGGCCGATCACGGGATCGCCGTCCTCGCGGGCAGCATCGTCGAGGACCTGTCGGCGACCGAGGGCGTCGAGACCCCCGCCGACGAGGGGCTCGCGAACACGTCCGCGCTGTTCGACGCCGACGGTGACCTGCGACTGGTCTACCGGAAACACCACCTCTTCGGTTACGAGTCCGCGGAGTCCGACCTGCTCGTCCCCGGCGAGCGCATCGAGACGGCGGCGATCGGCGACGTTACCGTCGGCGTGACGACCTGTTACGACCTCCGATTCCCCGAACTCTATCGCCGACTGGTCGACGACGGCGTCGAACTGATACTCGTCCCCAGCGCGTGGCCCTATCCGCGGATCGAACACTGGCAGACCCTCTCGCGGGCCCGGGCGATCGAGAACCAGGCCTACGTGGCGACGATCAACGGCTCCGGCGAGTTCGACGACGCCACACTGCTCGGGCGCTCGAGCGTCTACGATCCCTGGGGCGTCTCGCTGGCCTCGAGCGGCGACGAGCCGGCGCTGGTCACGACCGAGATCGAGCCGGCAACGGTCGCGGACGTCCGCGAAGAGTTCCCCGCGCTTCGAGACCGCCGGCTGTGA
- a CDS encoding SRPBCC family protein — translation MTVRVDRSFEVAASPERVWEFIADPANRARAISVVQEYSVDDSDGRRVTWQVKLPIPLVRKTVTVNTEDVTRRPPEYVKFVGKSKVMEVTGEHEIVDTEDGTRLENHFVVDGKLPGVEKFFKRNLDSELRNLQRALERDLQTTQ, via the coding sequence ATGACTGTACGGGTCGACCGGTCGTTCGAGGTGGCGGCGTCGCCCGAGCGGGTTTGGGAGTTCATCGCTGATCCGGCGAATCGCGCCCGGGCGATCAGCGTCGTCCAGGAGTACTCCGTCGACGATTCGGACGGACGCCGAGTAACCTGGCAGGTGAAACTTCCCATCCCGCTCGTGCGGAAAACCGTGACGGTAAACACCGAAGACGTCACGCGCAGGCCGCCCGAGTACGTCAAATTCGTCGGCAAATCCAAAGTGATGGAGGTCACCGGCGAACACGAGATCGTCGACACCGAGGACGGCACTCGCCTCGAGAATCACTTCGTCGTCGACGGCAAACTGCCGGGCGTCGAGAAGTTCTTCAAGCGCAATCTCGACTCGGAGCTCCGGAACCTCCAGCGCGCCCTCGAGCGGGACCTGCAGACGACACAGTAA
- a CDS encoding DUF7123 family protein, whose product MTDYSDEEQRIISYLRDSAARGEQYFRAKNIADAIGLSSKQVGARLPHLAEKTDEVDIEKWGRARSTTWKVTIS is encoded by the coding sequence ATGACCGATTACTCCGACGAAGAGCAGCGAATCATCTCGTACCTCCGCGACAGCGCCGCCCGCGGCGAGCAGTACTTCCGGGCGAAAAATATCGCGGATGCGATCGGACTCTCGTCGAAACAGGTCGGCGCTCGCCTTCCCCATCTCGCGGAGAAGACGGACGAAGTCGACATCGAAAAATGGGGTCGAGCACGGTCGACCACCTGGAAGGTGACGATCAGTTGA
- a CDS encoding DUF7525 family protein: protein MATETETTDKGVGLALALGALAVIGALLMYTGAPDVTAAWGFAAAVLFSSLAVVGIHLYWH, encoded by the coding sequence ATGGCTACGGAAACTGAGACGACGGACAAGGGCGTTGGACTGGCGCTCGCACTGGGCGCGCTCGCGGTGATCGGCGCACTGTTGATGTACACCGGCGCGCCGGACGTGACGGCGGCGTGGGGCTTCGCTGCGGCCGTTCTCTTTAGCTCGCTGGCGGTCGTCGGCATCCACCTCTACTGGCACTGA
- a CDS encoding phosphate uptake regulator PhoU encodes METRKVQRLGPSTLAMTLPAEWASEHGVEKGDEVSLRTSGKGTLTVMPESASSEETEAIIHTDDLDADAVERAIVAQYVLGRRIIRIEREDGALESDHINAVYQAETQLMGLGVIEETPESISIRCSVDPEDFTLDNLLERLERTGQTMRGEGIKALAHGNPDLAQRALNRERQANKIFVLLLRLIFTAYQNPNLARAVGLNTGFPLIGYRSIAKNLELTADNGEDIADIVIETEGHALNVDSSVMREIRELNELVDEITSKAVEAAVERDYDKSNEVRALFHDISDVEQEILTGLPEMDNEDLLRVREVLVSLQQTAQYAMRSAEIAANLALNEESEHTTIK; translated from the coding sequence ATGGAAACGCGGAAAGTGCAACGACTCGGTCCGTCGACGCTCGCGATGACGCTCCCCGCGGAGTGGGCGTCGGAACACGGCGTCGAGAAGGGTGACGAGGTCTCGCTTCGAACCAGCGGGAAAGGGACCCTCACCGTGATGCCCGAGTCCGCCAGCTCGGAGGAGACGGAAGCGATCATTCACACCGACGATCTCGACGCCGACGCCGTCGAGCGCGCGATCGTCGCCCAGTACGTCCTCGGACGGCGCATCATCCGCATCGAACGCGAAGACGGCGCGCTCGAGTCCGATCACATCAACGCGGTCTATCAGGCCGAGACGCAGCTGATGGGACTGGGAGTCATCGAGGAGACGCCAGAGAGCATCTCGATTCGCTGCTCGGTCGATCCCGAGGACTTCACGCTCGACAACCTCCTCGAGCGCCTCGAGCGGACCGGCCAGACGATGCGCGGTGAGGGGATCAAAGCGCTCGCCCACGGCAACCCCGACCTGGCCCAGCGCGCCCTGAACCGGGAACGACAGGCAAACAAGATCTTCGTGCTCTTGCTTCGCCTGATCTTTACGGCCTACCAGAACCCCAACCTCGCGCGCGCCGTCGGCCTCAACACCGGGTTCCCGCTGATCGGCTATCGCTCGATCGCGAAGAACCTCGAGTTGACCGCCGACAACGGCGAGGACATCGCCGACATCGTCATCGAGACCGAAGGTCACGCCCTGAACGTCGACAGCTCGGTGATGCGCGAGATCCGGGAGCTGAACGAGCTGGTCGACGAGATCACGTCCAAGGCCGTCGAGGCGGCCGTCGAACGCGACTACGACAAGTCCAACGAGGTCCGGGCGCTGTTCCACGATATCTCCGACGTCGAGCAGGAGATCCTCACCGGGCTCCCGGAGATGGACAACGAGGACCTGCTTCGGGTCCGCGAGGTGCTGGTCAGTCTCCAGCAGACCGCCCAGTACGCGATGCGAAGCGCCGAAATCGCGGCGAACCTCGCGCTCAACGAGGAGTCCGAGCACACGACGATCAAGTAA
- a CDS encoding ATP-NAD kinase family protein, giving the protein MESIGVVVNPIAGMGGRVGLKGTDGNVAEARRRGAEPRAPDRAREALRSLHRRAPDLTVYTAAGVMGERAARDAGYEPEIVYDPAERSRGAESTEPSDSTSATEPATAETTAADTRAAVRALLERDVDLVFFVGGDGTAVDVAEVLEAERGESDDTPMLGVPAGVKIYSSVFGVTPADAGRIAAEFDRVEPREVNDIDEDAYREGEVRTELKAIVPVPVAPAVQSGKQVSSGSVDSLAAGFAREVEPGRTYVFGPGSTVGAIETELGIDPSPLGVDVWRAAETEDSDGDAGDQAAERGELLARDAAESDILDVLADPITIVVSPIGGQGFVFGRGNHQISPAVIRRADDIAVVAAGEKLDDIDSLRVDTDDAELDDELRGWLRVRTGRFTTRLVNVV; this is encoded by the coding sequence ATGGAGTCCATCGGTGTCGTCGTCAATCCGATCGCGGGGATGGGCGGCCGGGTCGGGCTGAAGGGGACCGACGGAAACGTCGCGGAGGCGCGTCGCCGCGGTGCCGAGCCGCGAGCGCCGGATCGGGCGCGCGAGGCGCTGCGATCGCTGCACCGACGCGCGCCCGACCTCACCGTCTACACGGCCGCGGGTGTGATGGGCGAGCGCGCGGCGAGAGACGCCGGCTACGAGCCCGAAATCGTCTACGATCCGGCGGAGAGAAGCCGCGGAGCCGAATCGACCGAACCGAGCGATTCGACGAGCGCAACCGAACCAGCGACCGCGGAGACGACGGCGGCCGATACCCGGGCGGCCGTTCGAGCGCTGCTCGAGCGCGATGTCGATCTCGTCTTCTTCGTCGGCGGCGACGGCACCGCGGTCGACGTCGCCGAAGTGCTCGAGGCGGAGCGCGGCGAGAGCGACGACACGCCGATGCTCGGCGTGCCGGCCGGCGTCAAGATCTACTCGTCGGTCTTCGGCGTGACGCCGGCCGACGCCGGCCGGATCGCCGCCGAGTTCGACCGCGTCGAGCCTCGCGAAGTCAACGACATCGACGAGGACGCGTACCGCGAGGGCGAGGTCCGGACGGAGCTCAAAGCCATCGTGCCGGTCCCCGTCGCGCCGGCCGTCCAGTCGGGCAAACAGGTCTCGAGCGGGAGCGTCGACTCGCTGGCCGCGGGGTTCGCGCGCGAAGTCGAGCCCGGCCGAACCTACGTCTTCGGCCCCGGCAGTACCGTCGGCGCGATCGAGACGGAGTTAGGGATCGACCCCTCACCGCTGGGCGTCGACGTCTGGCGAGCCGCCGAAACGGAGGACTCGGACGGCGACGCGGGCGATCAAGCGGCCGAGCGCGGGGAGCTACTCGCCCGCGACGCCGCGGAATCCGACATTCTCGACGTCCTCGCGGACCCGATCACGATCGTCGTCTCGCCGATCGGCGGACAGGGGTTCGTTTTCGGTCGAGGCAATCACCAGATTTCGCCCGCAGTGATCCGGCGGGCCGACGACATCGCGGTCGTCGCCGCCGGCGAGAAACTCGACGACATCGATTCGTTGCGCGTCGATACCGACGACGCGGAACTCGACGACGAACTCCGCGGCTGGCTGCGGGTTCGAACCGGCCGGTTTACGACCCGACTCGTGAACGTCGTCTAG
- a CDS encoding competence/damage-inducible protein A — protein MNVAVVTVGDELLAGRTTDTNATWLCERLAGRGVTVERVTTVPDRVNDIARVVNEYRAEYDAVIVTGGLGPTHDDVTMDGVAAALGRSVEEHDVALAWLEEDGYTRDDLASGTADLPAGARALHNETGVAPGAVLEGVYVLPGVPSEMKAMFESIAEEFTGTPTYRDAVVADEPESALLDRIAALRERFDVSVGSYPGESVRIELEGPDEETVAEAAAWLHERVDSP, from the coding sequence ATGAATGTCGCGGTCGTAACGGTCGGAGACGAACTGCTCGCCGGACGAACGACGGACACGAACGCCACGTGGCTCTGCGAACGCCTCGCCGGTCGCGGCGTCACCGTCGAGCGGGTGACCACGGTCCCGGATCGGGTCAACGATATCGCCCGTGTCGTCAACGAGTACCGCGCCGAGTACGACGCCGTCATCGTTACCGGCGGCCTCGGGCCGACCCACGACGACGTCACCATGGACGGCGTCGCGGCCGCGCTCGGCAGGTCAGTCGAAGAGCACGACGTCGCCCTCGCCTGGCTCGAGGAGGACGGCTACACCCGCGACGACCTCGCGTCGGGAACGGCGGACCTCCCAGCGGGCGCGCGAGCGCTGCACAACGAGACCGGCGTCGCCCCCGGCGCGGTTCTCGAGGGCGTCTACGTCCTCCCCGGCGTCCCCTCGGAGATGAAAGCGATGTTCGAGTCGATCGCCGAGGAGTTCACGGGCACGCCGACGTATCGAGACGCGGTCGTCGCCGACGAGCCCGAGAGCGCGCTGCTCGATCGGATCGCAGCGCTCCGCGAGCGGTTCGACGTCTCCGTCGGCAGCTACCCGGGCGAGTCGGTCCGGATCGAACTCGAGGGGCCCGACGAGGAGACCGTCGCGGAGGCGGCCGCGTGGCTCCATGAACGGGTCGACTCACCGTGA
- a CDS encoding winged helix-turn-helix domain-containing protein: MSRGRTEYNEVDSAAVLSALGNKYSAEILCAAGTPKSAQALSKDIEIPIATCYRRIEELVNAGLLTCEGRQLSEEGRRTNIYRRTLDEIEIDFSDDDPAFSRKRRTEAKNQLQDQLED, translated from the coding sequence ATGTCTCGGGGTCGAACAGAATACAACGAGGTGGATTCGGCTGCAGTCCTCTCTGCGCTGGGGAACAAATATAGCGCAGAAATCCTCTGTGCGGCGGGAACACCGAAATCGGCACAAGCACTGAGCAAGGATATCGAGATTCCGATCGCGACCTGCTATCGTCGAATCGAAGAACTCGTCAATGCCGGGTTGTTGACCTGCGAGGGGCGCCAACTCTCCGAGGAGGGGCGACGAACGAACATCTACCGACGAACGTTGGACGAGATCGAAATCGACTTCTCCGACGACGATCCCGCGTTCTCGCGGAAACGCCGTACTGAGGCGAAAAACCAGTTACAGGACCAACTCGAGGACTAA
- a CDS encoding 6-pyruvoyl trahydropterin synthase family protein, translating to MTVPVDDRDAASDAATDTATDDAIVGTHRVLHVGRDRPIRISAGHRIRHHDGKCSRPHGHNYEVAVTVAGRLTEEGWVADKGDITDVISEWDHMFLLEAGDPLVEAFEAAGDADGVVVLEHPPTAEVMSVLLERKLEAALPETVTDVAVQVNETSELCGGSEI from the coding sequence ATGACCGTACCAGTCGATGACCGCGACGCTGCATCCGATGCTGCGACGGACACTGCAACGGACGATGCAATCGTCGGGACCCATCGCGTCCTCCACGTCGGGCGAGATCGCCCCATCCGTATCAGCGCCGGTCACCGGATACGACACCACGACGGCAAGTGTTCTCGGCCCCACGGCCACAACTACGAGGTCGCCGTCACCGTCGCGGGACGCCTGACCGAGGAGGGGTGGGTGGCGGACAAAGGAGATATTACCGACGTAATATCTGAGTGGGATCACATGTTCCTGCTCGAGGCGGGCGACCCCCTCGTCGAGGCCTTCGAAGCGGCCGGCGACGCCGACGGGGTCGTCGTCCTCGAACACCCGCCGACCGCGGAAGTGATGAGCGTGCTCTTGGAACGGAAACTCGAGGCGGCCCTGCCCGAGACGGTCACCGACGTCGCCGTTCAGGTGAACGAGACGAGCGAACTCTGCGGCGGGAGCGAGATCTGA
- a CDS encoding 7-carboxy-7-deazaguanine synthase QueE — MPVSDSVDRESDGETDVTAETGDGESAAGLPINELFYSLQGEGTLAGVPSVFVRTSGCNLRCWFCDSYHTSWEPTHAQMHLDEILGEIESHDADHVVLTGGEPLLHEESTALLEALDERGYHTTVETNGTIYRDAPIDLASVSPKLESSTPTPERDPKGEGEWEARHERDRIDMDSLARLVESYDVQLKFVVTDAEDMPEILDLLADLRDAADVPVGDDDVLLMPEGATRERLAETRTRVADLAMEYGFRYTPRLHVDLWNDAPET; from the coding sequence ATGCCGGTATCCGATTCGGTCGACCGCGAGTCCGACGGCGAGACCGACGTTACCGCCGAAACCGGAGACGGCGAATCGGCCGCGGGGCTCCCGATCAACGAACTGTTCTACTCCCTGCAGGGGGAGGGCACCCTCGCCGGCGTGCCGTCGGTGTTCGTCCGTACGAGCGGCTGTAACCTCCGGTGTTGGTTCTGTGACTCCTATCACACCTCCTGGGAGCCGACCCACGCTCAGATGCATCTCGATGAGATCCTCGGCGAGATCGAGTCTCACGACGCCGATCACGTGGTCCTCACCGGCGGGGAACCGCTGCTCCACGAGGAGAGCACCGCCCTGCTCGAGGCCCTCGACGAGCGGGGGTATCACACCACCGTCGAGACCAACGGGACGATCTATCGGGACGCACCGATCGACCTCGCGTCCGTGAGCCCGAAACTCGAGAGCAGTACGCCGACGCCCGAGCGCGATCCCAAAGGGGAGGGCGAGTGGGAAGCGCGCCACGAGCGCGACCGGATCGATATGGATTCGCTCGCCCGACTCGTAGAGAGCTACGACGTTCAGTTGAAGTTCGTCGTGACCGACGCCGAGGACATGCCGGAGATCCTCGACCTCCTCGCGGACCTCCGCGACGCCGCCGACGTTCCGGTCGGCGACGACGACGTCCTCCTGATGCCCGAAGGGGCGACTCGAGAGCGACTCGCGGAGACCCGCACTCGCGTCGCGGACCTCGCGATGGAGTACGGCTTCCGTTACACGCCGCGACTGCACGTCGACCTCTGGAACGACGCGCCCGAAACATAA
- the queC gene encoding 7-cyano-7-deazaguanine synthase QueC, translated as MTDATTDATTDESSADRAVVLLSGGMDSATAAAEARERGYEIYCLHTTYGQRTEDRELECARRLADEFDAADFLQIETGHLSAIGDSSLTDDEMAVADADMESDEIPTSYVPFRNANLLAMAVSYAEANDCGAVFIGAHSEDFSGYPDCRPEFFEAFERVVDVGTKPETEISIEAPFVEWSKTDIAERGVELEVPYEHTWSCYRENEPACGTCDACAFRLQAFQTVGVRDPIEYAERPSYVEDA; from the coding sequence ATGACCGACGCGACCACTGACGCCACGACCGACGAATCGTCCGCCGACCGCGCCGTCGTCCTCCTCTCGGGCGGCATGGACAGCGCCACCGCCGCCGCCGAGGCCCGCGAGCGGGGCTACGAGATCTATTGCCTGCACACCACGTACGGCCAGCGCACCGAGGACCGCGAACTCGAGTGCGCTCGCCGACTGGCCGACGAGTTCGACGCAGCGGACTTCCTGCAGATCGAGACGGGCCACCTCTCGGCCATCGGGGACTCGAGTCTCACGGACGACGAGATGGCCGTCGCGGACGCCGACATGGAGAGCGACGAGATCCCCACCTCGTACGTCCCCTTCCGGAACGCGAACCTGCTCGCGATGGCCGTCTCCTACGCCGAAGCGAACGACTGCGGGGCGGTCTTCATCGGCGCGCACAGCGAGGACTTCTCGGGGTACCCCGACTGCCGGCCCGAGTTCTTCGAGGCCTTCGAGCGGGTCGTCGACGTCGGGACGAAACCCGAGACCGAGATTTCGATCGAAGCGCCGTTCGTCGAGTGGTCGAAGACCGACATCGCCGAACGGGGGGTGGAACTCGAGGTCCCCTACGAGCACACCTGGAGTTGCTACCGCGAGAACGAACCCGCCTGTGGTACCTGCGATGCCTGTGCCTTCCGCCTGCAGGCGTTCCAGACCGTCGGCGTCCGCGACCCGATCGAGTACGCCGAGCGGCCGTCGTACGTCGAGGACGCGTAG